One region of Oryza sativa Japonica Group chromosome 5, ASM3414082v1 genomic DNA includes:
- the LOC107278226 gene encoding uncharacterized protein isoform X1, with amino-acid sequence MPWRLAMARQQAEPPTGAAALQRSNSDGGGGMAAGADQEARSVRCECCGMAEECTPRYIGRVRERFHGKWVCGLCSEAVKERQKREPALTVDGAVDAHAALCERFNSTVRLNPKLSLASSMRDIARKSCQHRATATGADVIPSACSGAGAATMARSTSCALPYV; translated from the exons aTGCCTTGGCGTTTGGCTATGGCTAGGCAGCAGGCTGAGCCCCCCACG ggcgcggcggcgctgcagaGGTCGAactcggacggcggcggcgggatggcggcgggggcggatcaGGAGGCTCGGAGCGTGCGGTGCGAGTGCTGCGGGATGGCGGAGGAGTGCACGCCGAGGTACATCGGGCGGGTGCGGGAGCGCTTCCACGGGAAGTGGGTGTGCGGGCTGTGCTCGGAGGCCGTCAAGGAGCGGCAGAAGCGGGAGCCGGCGCTCACCGTGGACGGCGCCGTCGACGCGCACGCCGCGCTCTGCGAGCGCTTCAACTCCACCGTCCGCCTCAACCCCAAGCTCTCCCTCGCAAGCTCCATGCGCGACATCGCCCGCAAGAGCTGCCAGCACCGCGCCACGGCCACCGGCGCCGACGTCATCCCCTCCGcctgctccggcgccggcgccgccaccatggCCCGCTCCACCAGCTGCGCCCTCCCCTACGTCTAA
- the LOC107278226 gene encoding uncharacterized protein isoform X2: protein MAAGADQEARSVRCECCGMAEECTPRYIGRVRERFHGKWVCGLCSEAVKERQKREPALTVDGAVDAHAALCERFNSTVRLNPKLSLASSMRDIARKSCQHRATATGADVIPSACSGAGAATMARSTSCALPYV, encoded by the coding sequence atggcggcgggggcggatcaGGAGGCTCGGAGCGTGCGGTGCGAGTGCTGCGGGATGGCGGAGGAGTGCACGCCGAGGTACATCGGGCGGGTGCGGGAGCGCTTCCACGGGAAGTGGGTGTGCGGGCTGTGCTCGGAGGCCGTCAAGGAGCGGCAGAAGCGGGAGCCGGCGCTCACCGTGGACGGCGCCGTCGACGCGCACGCCGCGCTCTGCGAGCGCTTCAACTCCACCGTCCGCCTCAACCCCAAGCTCTCCCTCGCAAGCTCCATGCGCGACATCGCCCGCAAGAGCTGCCAGCACCGCGCCACGGCCACCGGCGCCGACGTCATCCCCTCCGcctgctccggcgccggcgccgccaccatggCCCGCTCCACCAGCTGCGCCCTCCCCTACGTCTAA